The bacterium genome includes the window CCAGCTTGCCATTACGAAACTCTAAAAGATCAACGCCACGGACGCGGATCTGCTCGCCTGTCCTGGCGGTGCCTGTGAGCAGCCAAGTAGAGACGCCAAGGTTGCCAGCCACCCAGTGGCTGTCCTCACCATAATGGACGTCGGGAATGCCCACAAACCGAGTGGCGAGGCCCTCTCGCACTGCCGGCTTGCCGATGTAGCGAGTGCCCCAGGGTTCATTGCCTCGGGGCGTGCAGAGCTCGCAGTCATCTGAGAAGAATTCCATGATCGTATCGAGATCGTGTGCATTGAATGCAGCGAGGAATTTTTTCAGGGTCGCGATGGTAATGGCTCCGGACATTCCTTCTCCTCTTGATGGGTGTCCACCTAACGCTCCGGTTCAGCGGCGGCGCGAAGCGCCGTCCGGTGCATGCTGCGCTTAGACGGCCGCATACCCCAACGCCTTGTTGATGGTCCTCGCCAGCGCGTAGAACCTTCCGAAGAACTCCTCGCCAGGCTGGGCCTTTGCCTTGAATTCGTCGAGAAGCAACTTCTTCAGGCGAGATTTTGCGTTCTCTTGCTCATCCTTCGTCCCAGTGGTGGCAGCCTGAACCAAGGCCGCGTTCCCGGCGTAGACGGCCGTGATGACCGACTCAGGGAGCAGCCCTTCAATATTGCGCATGCCCGGCAAGTTTTGGCCGACGGGCAAGTAGTGCGTTCCCTTCTCGAGCTCGAGTGCCTTCAGTTGCTTCTCGATGCGGTCGGCCGCATCGAGATCGAAGGTGACAAAGAACCGCGGATACCGGTTCTTGACGAAGCGCAGGAGGACCGTGTTGCTTAGCGAGCCGGTGCCTTCGTAGGAAACGATCTCGCCCTGGAAACGGAGCTGACTGTTCCCGTGGTCTGCGGAACGCAACATCTCAAAGTACTCTTTGTCGGTCTCGCCCTCCACGAGAAGGATTGCATCCGCCCCCGTCAGAAGCATTGCCTTCCACGGCTTGAACTCATCAGCTTGGAGTCCTAGGGCGTGACCGAACGGTGCCATCCAATTGTCACCGCCTGTCTCGACGCGTTCGGTCTCCCGGATCTGTCGGTACGCCGTCTTGCGGCGCAAGAGGATGTTCGAGGCAGGCTCCTTGAGGTTCAGCAGGTAGGGGCTGTGGGTTGTCACTATCACCTGGACCCGGAACTCCTCCGCGAGATCCTGAAGGATCCGACCGAATTCCGCCTGAGCGGAGGGGTGTAGGAAACTCTCGGGCTCTTCAACGATGATGACGGGCGTGATCTTCGCCGCGGAGGGTTCCGCCATGCCGATCTGCTTGGCGCGAAACAACGCGAGCAGAACAAGGGTTCGGTTCTTCGTTCCACTGCCCCAGTCATCGAGGGGAACCTCAAACTTCCGGTCGCCGAGGGTGATGCTGAAGGGCATGTAGGTGAAGTCAAAGGATGGCATTGAGAGCCCGACCCTGTACTTCGTTTGTAAGCGCCCAAGCAGGCTCTCGAACTCTGTTTGCTGCGATTTAGAGATTTTCGCCAGCCCACGGGTTACGGTTTTCTTCATCGACTCGACGAGAGTCTGATGTTGTCCCGTGATCTCTCGAATGTGCCCCGCCACGCTCCTGCCTGGATACATGTAGCGCGTTTCGATTTCAGTTGAGTTGTGAAAGATGATACTCCGAGACGATTGCAGTTTCTTGAGAACCTCCTGGGCATTGAGATCGTCGTACTGCTTGCCCTGAGCCTTCACGACGACCGTGGACTCTGGCTTCTCGGGTCGATACGTTACCGCGACGGAAAGTCGTAGCGGCTCATTTGTTGTCTGAAGGGACAACTGCTTCGTGACGAATTGATGGAACCCAATGTCGCGTGTCGGGTCGAGCTCGATAGCGGCCTCGAACGAGATCACGCGCTTGTCAGGTTCAGTGTCCTTCCACTTGGGAAACTCGTCCTTGATGGAGAGTTCTTCCTCATCCGGAGGGAACACGAAGGAGCCTAGCCCTTCGCCCCTCACCAAGGTTCGGATCGCTCGAATGACGTTCGTCTTCCCTGAGTCATTCGGGCCGCAAATTGCCGCGTATGCAGTCGGGAGCGGAATGTCAAGGGACTCGAGGGTCCGGTAGTTTCGGATCTTGAGCTCACAGAGTCTCATCGCGATTCCTCAAAGTCGTTCGGCCGTCTAACGCTCAGCATCAGCGGCGGCGCGAACTGCCGCCCGCTGCATGCCGTTGTTAGGTAACCTGCCCATCGCAGTCAGCATCCTTCCTAATTTCTGCCCGGACAAGTGCCTCGATCTCTTCTTCAGACCATCCAACCAAGGCACGCAGGCGCTTCGACATTTCCCGGGCGATGGCATCGGCTTCTTGGAAGACCCGGGACAGATCCTTGAGTTCATCGACCATTGCGTCGCAACCGGGTGGGCTGAGCAGCTTGCGTGCGTTGTCGAAGAAAAAGCGGTGCATCAGGTAGTTGCGCTTGTCGCGATACGTGTTCAGGAGATCAGAGACCTCGGGGTGAACCGTGAAGTGCTTCCCAAGTTCCCGAAGAAGCCCACCGAGGTTCTTGCTCGAGAGCCGCATGTCAACATCGTCGAGCTCCGATACCGGCGCGCTGGGGTGGTTG containing:
- a CDS encoding nuclear transport factor 2 family protein, with the protein product MSGAITIATLKKFLAAFNAHDLDTIMEFFSDDCELCTPRGNEPWGTRYIGKPAVREGLATRFVGIPDVHYGEDSHWVAGNLGVSTWLLTGTARTGEQIRVRGVDLLEFRNGKLVQKDSYWKIIDT
- a CDS encoding AAA family ATPase, encoding MRLCELKIRNYRTLESLDIPLPTAYAAICGPNDSGKTNVIRAIRTLVRGEGLGSFVFPPDEEELSIKDEFPKWKDTEPDKRVISFEAAIELDPTRDIGFHQFVTKQLSLQTTNEPLRLSVAVTYRPEKPESTVVVKAQGKQYDDLNAQEVLKKLQSSRSIIFHNSTEIETRYMYPGRSVAGHIREITGQHQTLVESMKKTVTRGLAKISKSQQTEFESLLGRLQTKYRVGLSMPSFDFTYMPFSITLGDRKFEVPLDDWGSGTKNRTLVLLALFRAKQIGMAEPSAAKITPVIIVEEPESFLHPSAQAEFGRILQDLAEEFRVQVIVTTHSPYLLNLKEPASNILLRRKTAYRQIRETERVETGGDNWMAPFGHALGLQADEFKPWKAMLLTGADAILLVEGETDKEYFEMLRSADHGNSQLRFQGEIVSYEGTGSLSNTVLLRFVKNRYPRFFVTFDLDAADRIEKQLKALELEKGTHYLPVGQNLPGMRNIEGLLPESVITAVYAGNAALVQAATTGTKDEQENAKSRLKKLLLDEFKAKAQPGEEFFGRFYALARTINKALGYAAV